The Desulfovibrio fairfieldensis sequence CCGTCTTTCCGAAGCGGCCACGGCCATGAACGAAATGAACGCCACGGTCCAGGAAGTGGCCAAGAACGCCGGTTCCGCCTCCACAGCCTCCGCAGAGACCAAGCAGAAGGCCGAGGCGGGCGCACAGGTGGTGGAAAAGGCCGTGCACAGCATTGAGCAGGTCCACCAGATGTCCCTGGAGCTCAAGGACGACATGGCCCAGCTCAACGAGCACGCCCAGGACATCAGCCGGATCATGGGCGTGATCTCGGACATCGCGGACCAGACCAACCTCCTGGCCCTCAACGCCGCCATTGAGGCCGCCCGCGCGGGCGATGCCGGGCGCGGTTTCGCCGTGGTGGCCGACGAGGTGCGCAAGCTGGCCGAAAAAACCATGGCTTCCACCAACGACGTGGGCAACGCCATCAAGGCCATCCAGGAAAGCACGGCCAAGAGCATGGAAGGCGTGGACAAGGCCGTGCAGCGCATCGGCGAAGCCACGGAGCTTGCCAGCCAATCCGGCGCGGCCCTACAGGAAATCGTGGCCACCGTGGAAGCCACGGCGGACCAGGTCAACGCCATTGCCACGGCCAGCGAGGAGCAGTCCGCCGCTTCCGAAGAGATCAACCAGTCCATCGTCCAGGTCAACGACATGTCCCGCCAGACCGCCGAAGCCATGGCCGAAGCGGCCAAGGCCGTGTCCGACCTGGCCGCCCAGGCCCAGGGCCTCACGGATCTGATCCAGGAATTGAAAGAAGCCTAACGACATCGTTGCGGCCGGGGTCAGCGCATCTCCTCCCCGGCCGCGCGCGGGCGCGTTTGGACAGTACGCGCCTATTCCCAGGCGCGTCCCGACGGACAACGGGGCGCGCCGTGCTCATGAGCCGGTATTGTCCGGCGCGGCCCCCCCATTAGAGAGAACGCGGATAATGCTCCCGGACTGCCCGCTTCAGTTCAGGCGTCCACGTCCCATGCCCGTGAAAATTCCCGATTGGAAAAAGCCTCGGCCAGTCCCTGCATCTGCTTCAGCCGCAAAACCTCATCCGGATCCATGCCGAGTTCCTTGCCGATCCGCTCATTTGTCCAGTTATGCCCGCGAAGCAAGGTCACAAGTTTCGCCGTCAACTCCACCTGATGCGCGCCGCGGGCCATATTATGGCGCACAGTGGACGTGATGCGGTCCTCAAGGTTTTTGTTGAGACGGACTATCGGGAGATAGCCCCCGAGGCTCTGCCGGACATTCGCCTTTGTCTTTACCACCTGGCGCCTGTGAAAGCCGTCTACCACGACCCATCCCTTTTTGTCGTCCGCCACCACGACCGGCATGGTCAGGCCGTCCTTTTCAATGGACAAGGTGAGCAGCCGCATTTCCGGCGGGGCGACTTTGTTCGGGTTGTACTCATTGCCCCGGACCTGCTCAACGCGAACGAGCTGTGGGCACGTCACCGGGTGCGGTATATTCAGGTAAGCCGAAGCCAAAGCGACAATACGGTTATACACCGCGACGCGCCTGTCCAGGTCGCCCTTTTCGGCCTCAAGGGCCCGCGCAAGTTTGGCCAGAAGTTCATTAATCTCCATGCTCAAATTCCTTTTTAAAGCGCACAAACCGCCCGACTTTACAGACGGAACTGAATCCATAACGGAAATAAAGCTCTCGGCGCGTCCAGTAATCCGCGGTTACCAGGCGAGCCGCGCCGGTCTCCCGCGCCTCCTGAATGCAGCGTTCCAGGATGGGAATGTCCGCCTCTCCCTCCAGAGCATATAAATGAAGAAGACAAGCCGCCGTTCGCCTGCGGCGCATAGAGCCGAAAGCCACAATCCGCGTCCCGTCTTCCATCATCACGAACCAGCGGCGGCCCGGCTCTGAGCTGATGACGCCGCCCAATGTCTCACGGATTGCCGGGCTTGCTATGTACTCGCCCAGCAACCCGAACAATTCACGGTTCTTTATCGGCTCCTCACCGTGAGTAAATTCCAGAAGTTCCATCACAGCACCATGTATTTCATCATCAGTTGAGCCTGGCGTTCCATTTCGCGCTTTGTCTGGGAAAAACTCAAGCCTTTGCACCAGTAGTCATTCTTCAGCAGGGTCTTGCAGATGCGTCTCCAGCTCGGAGCCTTACGGAGCCTCTCCTGTTCCACATCGGATTCCTGCGGAATCTCCTCAACGCCGTGCTTGGCCCACCACCTGAGAAAGGTCTTGATTTTTTTCCGGTAATGCGCGGCTGTGGGGGGAGGCATGGTCTCAAGCAGAAACTCCGCGTAACTTTGCCAGGTGTGCCCCTGTGGAAGATGAATATGAAAATTGCCAAGCACGTTTCCCGATTGTTCCACATAACGGTTGCCGAAATTTGCTCCTTCCACCCGCCCGACAAGCCTGGCCCATGTCTCCGGCTCCAGCATTTTAAAAAGCCAGAGCCCCTTCCGCTGGTCGTCGCCGTACGGCTGGCAAAGGCGCATCTGATGGATGCCGACCCCGGCCAGGTGCATAAGGTCGTAAATCCGATTGTAGTCCCAGCCTTTCCTGCCCGTGGCCGTCCAGATGTCCTCCGTCCGCCAGTCATATATCGGGTATGTATTGACAACGCCCGAAGGCGTTACGGTACTCCAGCTTCTTCCGTTCCAGCGCTGCTTGGTCGAAGATGCAATGGTACGGAAACGGTTCAGGGATTCATCACTGCGAATGGCCACAATGCAAGCGCAGGAGCGCCCCTCCGCAAAATGCTTTGCGAACAGGGGCGTGAATTCCTCAAATTCCATGCCCCTCCTGAACCAGGGAAAATAGCCCTCACTCGCAATCACCCCCGGATGCCTGGGGAGCTCACGAACCCACAGCTCCCGCGCGTCAGGATCCCAGCACAACCAATGCGGTTGCATCTGGGAAACCGAGTTTCGCAGGTGAATGGGCAGGCAAACCCAGCACGGACGGACGTCAGGCCGGGTCATGATGCGCGTGACGAAAGCGTCGGTGTGCGCATACCATGCTTCCAGGTCGACATGCAGCACGTCTAAAGGGAGGCGCCCCTTCTCCCTGGCGATCTCCAGGGCGTACTGCACCACAAGCCCGGAGTCTTTGCCTCCGGAAAAGGAAACATACACGCGCTCAAAACTGTCAAAGATCTCCTCAAGCCGCAGACGCGCCGCGGCAAACACGTCCATCCCAAGGAAATGCTTCATGCAATCAACTCCACGAACCGCCTGCGCGAGAGATGCCGCGCAGTATCAGAGTCCTTTCACGATGCGCCCTTTGCGAAAACAGATGAATTCGATCTTTGCGGATGCATTCCCCGCCATAACAGCAGATATTGACTTCCATTCCAGGACCAAAAAAATTTCAATCTGTGCATTCAGAGAGGAATACACAGTTATTGCAGAAATTCAGTCGTCAATCAGATTGATCATATTTAATTTATAGTGCCGATCAAGCCGTCTTTAAATTTAAATATACAATAAAATTTTGCGAATATTATTATATAAAATAATTTCAATAGTTATATATTATAACTATAACATCTATTAACAATTATATATAATATTTCAAATAATATAGAACATATTTTTTAATTTAACAATATAACGTTACAGGCATACTGGCGATGCTCTCCATATCTGCCTAAAATTCTCCGCTCGTTCCCGCCCCAGGCATTGCGGCCCGCGCGAATGGTTCCAGCCGCCTCCTCCCGGCTGTGCGCCGCACCGCCAGATGTGAAGTCCCCAAATAGCAGCGGACTATCTTTATCAAAAATTTAAATAGGTTATTCCCGTTATGTCTGAGAAAGACCTTTTCCTGATCTTGATTTCCAGAGAGATATAAAGAAAAGTATTTTACAGCCGATTAGGCAAAATATGTAAGAATATGACAACGGTGCGGAATGCGATTCCAGGTGGCCCTCCACCGTTATAAACAACAAAACTTCACGTCGGATAACGCCATGAGCACCTTGTCCACCGCTCGTTCTTCCACCGCGTCGCCTACGGCGGCCGCGTGTGGGCTGAGAGAGAGAGAGAGAGAGAGAGAGAGAGAGAGAGAGAGAGAGAGAGAGAGAGAGAGAGTAGCCGTTTCTTTCGCGGGTAGAGATATTTCATCCAACGGGAAAAGCCTTCGCTTATGGATATTTTGTCCATGGGCGAAGGCTTCTTTTTTGGGTGCCTTCTTTTCCTGCCCCAAGCGACCCTGACGTCTCAACCATTTCACCTGGAGGCAGAAAAAAATGAAGCTGTCGGCAAAAATCGCCGTGAGCATGGGCGCGCTGGCCGCCCTCATGGCAGTTCTGGGCGTCTACCTGATTATGCAGATGTCCAAGGTCAATGATGTTGCAACGGAACTGAGCCAGCGCCAGATGCCGCTGGTGGAAAAGATGGGCGTCATCAACAACGCGGCCTCGGAATACCGCTTGGCCGAAGTGCTGCATATTTATGCCACAGACTCCGCGCAGATGCGGGAGTATGAGAAGCAACAGCAGAAGTGGGCGGGAATCATCGACGACGGCATCCAGAAGTGCGAAGCCATGATCGCCATAGGCCGGACCAGAGAAATTTTCCAGACCTATCTGGTGGCCCGGCAAAAATACCGCGATGAATCCAAAAAAGTGCTTGAGCTTTCTCGGGAACTGCGCACGGAACAGGCCATCACGTTGCTGCTCGGCGAATCCCTCAAGCAATACAATCTGATGAGCGCGGCTTTGGACAACACCATCGGTGCGGTCAAGCAGCACGTCAACCAGGTCAACAACGACGCCGACGCCATGTACGACAACTCGCGGTTGACCGGCATTATCCTGATAGTGGGGGCCATTCTTATCGCCGTCTTCCTGACCCTGCTGCTGGTGCGCAACACCATTCGCCAGTTGGGCAAAGATCCCGGCGAACTGAACGGCATCGCCCATCGCGTGGTGAACGGCGACTACGACATTGACGACGGCAGCAGAAAAATCGGGGTTTACGGGGCCATTGTGGAAATGGTCAATGCCCTGAAGCGGAATATAGACAACGCCCAACATGAATCCGAGAACGCCAAAGAGCAATCCCGCAAAGCCCAGGAGGCCATGGAGCAGGCCGAGGCGGCGAGCAGGGAAGCGCAAAGCAAGACCGAGGCTATGCTGGCGGCCGCCGACAAGCTGGAACAGGTGGGCAGCGTGGTCTCCTCCGCCTCCACCGAGCTTTCCGCCCAGATCGAACAGTCCGACCGGGGCGCGGCCGAGTCAGCCCAGCGCCTCTCCGAGGCGGCCACGGCCATGAATGAAATGAACGCCACGGTCCAGGAAGTGGCGAAAAACGCCGGTTCCGCCTCCAATGCCTCCGCCGAGACCAAACAAAAGGCCGAGGTCGGAGCCGAAGTGGTGGCAAAGGCCGTGCACAGCATTGAGCAGGTCCACCAGATGTCTTTGGAACTCAAGGACGACATGGCCCAGCTTAACGAGCACGCCCAGAACATCACCCGGATCATGGGCGTCATCTCGGACATTGCGGACCAGACCAACCTGCTGGCCCTGAACGCCGCCATTGAGGCCGCCCGCGCGGGCGACGCCGGGCGCGGCTTTGCCGTGGTGGCCGACGAGGTGCGCAAGTTGGCCGAAAAGACCATGGCCTCCACCCAGGATGTGGGCAACGCCATCAAGTCCATCCAGGAAAGCACAGCCAAGAGCATGACCGGCGTGGACAACGCCGTGGAGCGCATCAGCGAAGCCAATGAACTGGCCAGCCGGTCCGGTCAGGCCCTGGGGGAAATCGTGGCCACTGTGGAAGCCACGGCGGACCAGGTCAACGCCATTGCCACGGCCAGCGAGGAACAGTCCGCCGCTTCCGAAGAAATCAACCAGTCCATCGTCCAGGTCAACGACATGTCCCGCCAGACCGCCGAAGCCATGGCGGAGGCCGCCAAGGCCGTGTCCAACCTTGCCATGCAGGCTCAGGGGCTTACGGATCTGATCCAAGAACTGAAAGAAGCGTAACAACAATATCGCGGCCGGGGGCAGCGCGTACCCCGGCCGCAAACGGGCACGTTTTGGGCAATACGTGCTATTCCCGGGCGCGCCACGACGCCCGGCTTTCTTCTTTTCAAAACAATCCGCTGCCGAAAAAGTCGGACCGCGCCGTATTTCCCGTAATACCTCGCCGCAGAAGGCTTGCAGACCCCCGCCATCCACCGCCGGACACGGCCCGTGCGGCGGAAATGCCCGAAAGATGCCCCTCCTTGCATTGCCAAGCATAACATAATGACTTATTTTTAGGGGATACCACGGCAGTGTGAGCGCCCTGCCGTCCACTCAAGCCTGACCCGTAATTCGCCGGTGCCGCGAACGGCCCGCCCGTGTGAAGCAGAGGAGCATTCATGTTCGGCTTTCTTTTCAAGAAAATATTCGGCAGCAAGAACGAACGGTATCTGCGCCGTCTCCGCCCCCAGGTGCAGCGTATCAATGCCCTGGAACCCGAAATGCAGCAATTGGACGACGCGGACTTCGCCGCCCGCATCGCCCGCTATAAAGAAGAAGTGCAGGAAGGCGGCAAAAGCCTGGACAGCCTGCTGCCCGAAGTCTTCGCCCTGGTGCGAGAGGCCTCGCGCCGCGTGCTGGGCATGCGCCATTACGACGTGCAGCTCGTCGGCGGCATGGTCCTGCACAAGGGCAAGATCGCCGAGATGAAGACCGGCGAAGGCAAAACCCTGGTCGCCACCCTGGCCGTGGTGCTCAATGCGCTGTCCGGCAAGGGCGTGCACGTGGTCACGGTCAACGACTACCTGGCCTCGCGTGATGCGGCCTGGATGGGCAAACTTTACTCCTTCCTGGGCCTGAGCACGGGCGTCATCGTGCACGGCCTGGACGACGACGAGCGTAAAACCGCCTATAACGCGGACATCACCTACGGCACCAACAACGAATTCGGATTCGACTACCTGCGCGACAATATGAAGTTTTACGCCGAGCAGCTCGTGCAGCGCGGCCATAACTTCGCCATCGTGGACGAAGTGGACTCCATCCTCATCGACGAAGCCCGCACGCCGCTGATCATTTCCGGTGCGTCCGAGGAATCCGTGGGCATGTACCGCACGGTGGACGACATCGTGCGCCAACTCACGCCCGAACATTTCACCATTGACGAAAAAGCCCGCACGGCCATGCTCACGGACGCGGGCGTGCTACGCTGCGAAGAACTGCTCAAACTGGACAACCTCTTTGACCCGGCCAACATCACAGCCCAGCACCACGTTCTGCAATCCCTCAAGGCCCATCAGGTCTTCAAGCGCGACGTGGACTACATCGTGCAGGACGATCAGGTGGTCATCGTGGACGAGTTCACCGGCCGCCTCATGGCCGGACGCCGCTATTCCGACGGCCTGCACCAGGCCCTGGAAGCCAAGGAGCACGTAACCGTCGCGGCGGAAAACCAGACCCTGGCCTCCATCACCTTCCAGAACTATTTCCGCCTCTACGACAAACTTTCGGGCATGACCGGCACGGCCGACACTGAAGCCGTGGAATTTCAGCAGATCTACAATCTGGAAGTCATTTCCATCCCGCCCAACAAGCCCATGGTCCGCAGGGACCACCCGGACCTGATCTTCCGCAGCCGCAAGGAAAAATTCGACGCCATTGTGGAGGCCATCGCCGAGCTGCACCAGAAGGAACAGCCCGTGCTGGTGGGCACCATCTCCATTGAAACCTCGGAAATGCTCTCCCAGCGCCTGACCAAACTGGGTATCCCGCACAACGTGCTCAACGCCAAACAGCACGAGAAGGAAGCCGAAATCGTGGCCCAGGCCGGCCAGAAGGGCAAGGTGACCATTGCCACCAACATGGCCGGACGCGGCACGGACATCGTGCTGGGCGACGGCGTGGTGGACCTGGGCGGCCTGCACATTCTGGGCACCGAGCGCCATGAAAGCCGCCGCATCGACAACCAGTTGCGCGGCCGTTCGGGCCGCCAGGGCGACCCCGGCTCCTCCCGCTTCTACCTTTCGCTGGAAGACGACCTGATGCGCCTGTTCGGTTCCGACCGGATCAAGGGCCTCATGGAAAAGCTGGGCCTGCGCGACGGCGAAGCCATTGAAAACGCCATGGTCACCCGTGCCGTGGAAGGGGCCCAGAAGCGGGTGGAAGCCCACCACTTCGAGATCCGCAAAACCCTGCTGGATTACGACAACGTCATGAACCAGCAGCGCGAGGTCATCTACACCCTGCGCCGCGAACTCATGGTGGAAGACGATCTGAACCCGGTGCTCAACGAGTTTTTGAGCGACGTGCTGGACGACGCCTACGGTCCGCTGGACAATGCCGCGCCCGACGATCTGGCCGATACGCGCAAGGCCATTATGGCCCGCCTGCGTGAAGTCTTCAATCTGGACCGCGTGCTGCCCGAAAACGCTCCCCTGCCCGAGCGGGAAGAGTGCGAAAAGCTGATACGCGGCATTCTGGACGAGCTGCGGACCGATGCCGCCGAAAGCTACAAGGACATTCAGCGCTACTTCCTGCTGGAAGAGCTGGACCGCTGCTGGAAGGAACATCTGCGCAACATGGACGCCCTGCGCGACGGCATCGGCCTGCGCGGCTACGGCCAGCGCGACCCCAAGCTGGAGTACAAGCGTGAAGGCTTTGAAATGTTCCAGGAAATGCTCTTCCAAATCCGTGAGAGCGTGTTCCGCGCCCTGACCCGCGTGCGCGTGCAGCGGGTCAGCCCGGAAGAAGAACAGGCCCGCGCCGAGGCGGAAAGGGAAGCCCTGGCACGGGAATTCCGCCACCGCGAAGAATCGGCGGGCGAGCTGTCCTACTCCGGCGGCGGCGAATCCGAGGCCCAGTCCGCCAAGAACAAACCGGCCAAGGCCGGACCGCGCGTGGGTCGCAACGATCCCTGCCCCTGCGGCAGTGGCAAGAAATACAAGAAGTGTTGCGGCCAGGACAAGTAGTGCCTACTTTTTCAAAGTAGACACACAAAACCTGTAGGATTTTGCGGCGGCGTAGCCGCCGTGCGTCGGCGAAAAACCACGTTTTTTCGCTGACGATCCTGCGAAAATCGGGAGTATAACTATGCTCGGAATTTTCGCAATCAGACAGGCGACGTAGCGCGGAACAATTATGCAGAAGAATGATACGATCGCGCTGCAAAGGCGAATGCGCATGCTGGCCTTTGCCGTGCATTCACAATTGCTGGAAAGCGAGCCCCTTTCCAAAGCCGAGGCCGCCCGCCTGGAACGTATGGTACGCGACGGGCTGGCCCCGGATGAAGGAATCGCTGTGCTCAAAAAAACTCTGGGCATTGCCGATGCACAGGTATGCGGCCGCGCCTGATCCCTATATCCTGCCGGGAAGCGCCGTCCTTAAAAACATTCCCGGCCTCGACGAGGCGGAGCAATTAGCCGCATTTGAACGTAACGCGGTGGCGTGGCGTTCGCTGTCGATCCCTACCGGGCACTATGATATCGCACACCTCAAGGCCATTCATAAGCATCTTTTCCAAGACGTTTATGGCTGGGCCGGGGAATTCAGAACCATCCCCATGGCAAAGGGCGCAAGCCGCTTTGCGCAACCGCAGTATATCGAACAGGAAATCCGGAAAATTCTGGGGCGGATCGCGGCAGCCGAGATGCGTACAGCGCCTGTCGACCGTTTCACTGCGGCGCTGGCGGAGATGATCTCGGAGCTCAATGCCGTGCATCCTTTCCGTGAAGGCAATGGTCGTACCATCCGGGCTATTGCGCTGTTGCTGGCCGAGGATTGCGGCCATGCCTTCGACCTGACCGCCGTTACCCCCGCTCTGTGGACTGAAGCGTCAATCCTGGCTTTTCAAGGCAACAATCACGCTCTGGAAGTTCTTCTCCATGATGCGCTCCACCCCCTGCTCGTCCCGGATCAAAAGTAATCCGAAAAATACGGCTTCTCCGGCGGGATCAGGCTCTCCAAAGTGGGCAGCAGATAGTAGTCCATGCGAATACGGTCATTATTGTACAGATAGGTGGGCCGCTTGTAGCCCATAAGCATGGTGGTCAGCGTCTGGATGTCCATTTCGATGAGCGGAGCCGCGCCGTGGCTGTCCACCTTTTCGCAGAAGGTCTTGCCGTCTTTCCAGGTGACATGGAAGATGCCGTTGTTCCATTCCGCGGCCGGATCGCTGATCCGGAAGTAGAGTTTGAGTTTCTCGTCCTCGAACTGGAAGGAATATTCCTCAAAGAAACGCTGCACATCCACGATGCGGGCCATGACATTGGGCTTGATGGTTTCGTCGATTTCACTGTCCTCGAACTGAAAGGCAATGGATTCGCCTGTGTAGTTGGCTCCCTCCACCTTGGTGATCATGGAAAAGTGCGCGCTGATGTAATTCCAGATGCCGTACTTGGCCTCCTGGGTCAGCCAGATCATTTCCTTGATCTGAAAGACCTCATTCTCAATGTAGTAAATAACGTAGCCCAAGGGCTTTTCTTCAGCGGTGTAATACACGGCGGCCATGATGTCGTCGGATTCCCAGCGCCAGTATTCCTC is a genomic window containing:
- a CDS encoding GNAT family N-acetyltransferase, whose protein sequence is MKNNEQFEFKKLDADDFEEFEALLRYAFQVSSYEMSRIGWSDKEMKQSKKPIFDASYVLGWFYKGHLASQIVVYSMEVNIRDRICKMGGVTGVATYPEYTGRGLVHSLIKKSLEHMRREQQYISFLCPYSIPFYRKQGWEIVADKMTFSIRDTQLPKHHVVPGQIERVPVEHEDIRRVYKYFALQQHGALIRGDLEWEEYWRWESDDIMAAVYYTAEEKPLGYVIYYIENEVFQIKEMIWLTQEAKYGIWNYISAHFSMITKVEGANYTGESIAFQFEDSEIDETIKPNVMARIVDVQRFFEEYSFQFEDEKLKLYFRISDPAAEWNNGIFHVTWKDGKTFCEKVDSHGAAPLIEMDIQTLTTMLMGYKRPTYLYNNDRIRMDYYLLPTLESLIPPEKPYFSDYF
- a CDS encoding IbrB-like domain-containing protein encodes the protein MEINELLAKLARALEAEKGDLDRRVAVYNRIVALASAYLNIPHPVTCPQLVRVEQVRGNEYNPNKVAPPEMRLLTLSIEKDGLTMPVVVADDKKGWVVVDGFHRRQVVKTKANVRQSLGGYLPIVRLNKNLEDRITSTVRHNMARGAHQVELTAKLVTLLRGHNWTNERIGKELGMDPDEVLRLKQMQGLAEAFSNREFSRAWDVDA
- a CDS encoding Fic/DOC family protein gives rise to the protein MKESLCSKKLWALPMHRYAAAPDPYILPGSAVLKNIPGLDEAEQLAAFERNAVAWRSLSIPTGHYDIAHLKAIHKHLFQDVYGWAGEFRTIPMAKGASRFAQPQYIEQEIRKILGRIAAAEMRTAPVDRFTAALAEMISELNAVHPFREGNGRTIRAIALLLAEDCGHAFDLTAVTPALWTEASILAFQGNNHALEVLLHDALHPLLVPDQK
- a CDS encoding methyl-accepting chemotaxis protein encodes the protein MKLSAKIAVSMGALAALMAVLGVYLIMQMSKVNDVATELSQRQMPLVEKMGVINNAASEYRLAEVLHIYATDSAQMREYEKQQQKWAGIIDDGIQKCEAMIAIGRTREIFQTYLVARQKYRDESKKVLELSRELRTEQAITLLLGESLKQYNLMSAALDNTIGAVKQHVNQVNNDADAMYDNSRLTGIILIVGAILIAVFLTLLLVRNTIRQLGKDPGELNGIAHRVVNGDYDIDDGSRKIGVYGAIVEMVNALKRNIDNAQHESENAKEQSRKAQEAMEQAEAASREAQSKTEAMLAAADKLEQVGSVVSSASTELSAQIEQSDRGAAESAQRLSEAATAMNEMNATVQEVAKNAGSASNASAETKQKAEVGAEVVAKAVHSIEQVHQMSLELKDDMAQLNEHAQNITRIMGVISDIADQTNLLALNAAIEAARAGDAGRGFAVVADEVRKLAEKTMASTQDVGNAIKSIQESTAKSMTGVDNAVERISEANELASRSGQALGEIVATVEATADQVNAIATASEEQSAASEEINQSIVQVNDMSRQTAEAMAEAAKAVSNLAMQAQGLTDLIQELKEA
- the secA gene encoding preprotein translocase subunit SecA, translated to MFGFLFKKIFGSKNERYLRRLRPQVQRINALEPEMQQLDDADFAARIARYKEEVQEGGKSLDSLLPEVFALVREASRRVLGMRHYDVQLVGGMVLHKGKIAEMKTGEGKTLVATLAVVLNALSGKGVHVVTVNDYLASRDAAWMGKLYSFLGLSTGVIVHGLDDDERKTAYNADITYGTNNEFGFDYLRDNMKFYAEQLVQRGHNFAIVDEVDSILIDEARTPLIISGASEESVGMYRTVDDIVRQLTPEHFTIDEKARTAMLTDAGVLRCEELLKLDNLFDPANITAQHHVLQSLKAHQVFKRDVDYIVQDDQVVIVDEFTGRLMAGRRYSDGLHQALEAKEHVTVAAENQTLASITFQNYFRLYDKLSGMTGTADTEAVEFQQIYNLEVISIPPNKPMVRRDHPDLIFRSRKEKFDAIVEAIAELHQKEQPVLVGTISIETSEMLSQRLTKLGIPHNVLNAKQHEKEAEIVAQAGQKGKVTIATNMAGRGTDIVLGDGVVDLGGLHILGTERHESRRIDNQLRGRSGRQGDPGSSRFYLSLEDDLMRLFGSDRIKGLMEKLGLRDGEAIENAMVTRAVEGAQKRVEAHHFEIRKTLLDYDNVMNQQREVIYTLRRELMVEDDLNPVLNEFLSDVLDDAYGPLDNAAPDDLADTRKAIMARLREVFNLDRVLPENAPLPEREECEKLIRGILDELRTDAAESYKDIQRYFLLEELDRCWKEHLRNMDALRDGIGLRGYGQRDPKLEYKREGFEMFQEMLFQIRESVFRALTRVRVQRVSPEEEQARAEAEREALAREFRHREESAGELSYSGGGESEAQSAKNKPAKAGPRVGRNDPCPCGSGKKYKKCCGQDK
- a CDS encoding DUF3440 domain-containing protein, whose amino-acid sequence is MKHFLGMDVFAAARLRLEEIFDSFERVYVSFSGGKDSGLVVQYALEIAREKGRLPLDVLHVDLEAWYAHTDAFVTRIMTRPDVRPCWVCLPIHLRNSVSQMQPHWLCWDPDARELWVRELPRHPGVIASEGYFPWFRRGMEFEEFTPLFAKHFAEGRSCACIVAIRSDESLNRFRTIASSTKQRWNGRSWSTVTPSGVVNTYPIYDWRTEDIWTATGRKGWDYNRIYDLMHLAGVGIHQMRLCQPYGDDQRKGLWLFKMLEPETWARLVGRVEGANFGNRYVEQSGNVLGNFHIHLPQGHTWQSYAEFLLETMPPPTAAHYRKKIKTFLRWWAKHGVEEIPQESDVEQERLRKAPSWRRICKTLLKNDYWCKGLSFSQTKREMERQAQLMMKYMVL